CAGTAAAACGAGTAAAGCACTTTGAACTCAAATTTtaggttgatttatctgtccgtgggtacacagaaaaaaaaatcgtggtaaaaaatactattttgtagactacgctctgttttaaaactaccatggaatttcagtaaattttaccatggtttcagagaaattcaccactgtttcagttcatgtgacaacattccgcatgggccacagttggttttactgcgcgcatggtaaattcaaacgggtttgttttctgctgaaaatcgtcggtgcatactcttaaaataaccctcggaatagTAGTTTCGACCGgtttcgactgcaatattttttcgcGTGTAGATCCCATAAAGCTCCCATAAAGCGTCTGTGCAACAAACGACCGACTAATTTGCCgacgattttggaaaaaaagttTGACTGTAAAGTGTATCGGTGATTCAGTTCGcatatttttcattataaataataattgctCTCTGATCCTAAAAACAGTTTGATAGCGTCATATAAATTGCATAGGTGGAAAATTGAGgaataaattgaaaaagtggAAAACTGAGGAATAATTTTGGAAGCCGAAGCAACGTATAACAAATTTCCGGGCGATTTTCTGACATGGGTAAGCTGCAATGCCACAGAGCAATTTTAAATTTGGGAaagttcattgataataattcaagacaaaattttcaaaacgacttatctgcttttgtaaacatagGTTCAAACGTccatttgacgaatctgatagcactcccgcaaaccaacaccatcaacaggtagctgaAGGTTTCTGCtgcctgttggtggtgttgatttgcgtgggGTGCTATCATATTCGTCAAATCGATGCTTGAATCGTtgcttacaaaagcagataggtcgttttaaaaattttgccttgatttgttatttacatGCATTTAATaggtcgcgtttactctggcccTTACTTTACTGTAAATGAATGTATGTTTCCAAAACACCTCCGAAAAAACGGGAATTTTTATAGTATGTCCGTATTCTTTTGACGTCGTTTGAGATCTGTTGCCTCTAGTTGTGTTTCAAATACATCGACGAGTGAGCAACAGAAAAACCGTTCATATCCAGATTGTACGTCTTTGGGACCAGCGTGATGGTTTGGTTTCGGGTTATtgtaatacacccaggtttttttttacacggtttggttttggtcgtttaagaccttcagcgtgtatgaagcaatgagttaaccccacgaaaaaaatcacaaaaaattaaagaaaattcaggtggtatttaataTGCTGTGAAAATTCAGggtaaccgagaaattaatgaattccaaccgcgtaaaaaaaaacctgggtgtaaattGATGGATGGTGCACCTCAGCAGCACCAAGCAGCACGAATTAGTGCCAATATTTCTCAAATTCATAAACCGAACGTACGTCACTATAAATCactaaatttatttagaaaaatcAGATAAAAGATATTAAAACTGCGATCAAGAAACTGCTGGAGCCCTATGCTACTAGCTTTATAGGAATTCACCGTTACAAAAAATACCATGTCTTGTCGGCGGTATGTCAGTTGTCCTTTCGAATACAGAAGGAAAACAGCAACAATAGTAGAACTACGAAAATGCTGAAGACCACATCTACTGGCGATTCAGATGCTTCCATTGCCATTCGACGGCACCTGGTCCCATGAAGTGGTCCTTATACGAGTTCCGAATTGCCGCCGCATCTTTAGTGTAATTTCTTGAGCTGGAAGCTTGCATTGGTTGCATTTCAGAAATCTCATTTCTCCACGTGCCTGTAACAATAAACATTACCTTTCAATGGTGAACATATTCCCCTTTTTCTTGCATGTTACATTACCTGGAATTATGCTACAACTTTCCAAGTCTTCGTGGTCAACACAGCCGAACGGAAAGTAGGTACTTGGACTGGTTTGACGTAGCCAGTTGTGCAGGCAGCACACAGTTTTTACAATTTCGTCCACTTTTTGGGGTACCAAGTCAATCGGCCGTGTCAAAATTCTGAACCGGGACACCAATATTCCGAATGCGTTTTCTACTACCCTTCTGGCACGCGAAAGCCTGtagttgaaaattatttcacctTCAGTCAAAGATCCATGGTGCGCATACGGTTTCATCATGTAGTGTGACAATGGAAAAGCGTCGTCTCCAACCAATACCCCTCCTTTCGGAAAACGAATGGTTCCATTTTCAATCCCCTTCTTCAAGCTACATTCACGAAAAATGGATGCGTCGTTGACTCGGCCATTCTTTCCGATATCTACATAAATAAACTTGTAGTTGGCGTCCACCAAAGCAAACAAAATCGTGCTAAAAAAGCCTTTGTAGTTATAGTAATTACTATTACTACAAGGAGGGCATTGGATTCTGACGTGTTTTCCGTCTAATGCTCCATAACAATTCGGAAAGTTCCATTTACTGTTGAATCCCTCCATCACCACTCGCCATTCTTCGGCTGTTGATGGTACCTggaaatttatgttatttttaagaataTGTTTCCAGGGAACTATAAATTAAATACCTGCAAGTTCTTTTTCAAAACAGTAGATATGGTCTGAAGCACTGGAACAAGAAACTGGGATATTGTTGGCTTTGGTACACGAAAACATGCCTCCAGCATGCCAAAACTGCATCCTGTGGCAAGGTAGGCAAGAACTACCTCTAATTTGAGTTTTACAGGGATTGCTTCACGGAACGTAGTATCATTCTTGGTTAAGTATGGTTTTACCAAAATAAGCAATTCATCAAACTTTTCCGGGCTCATGCGAAGgaaatttcggaaggattttGGGTCCTCCTCTCGAGTTTCGGAAAGTAATGTTGTGCTAAACCCATACATTTTCCGGCGTGTAATCCATGGTCGCACCCACACTGATCTTTTTGACCGCTTCCGTTTCTTTTGAGCTGGCTcagcactttttaaaatttctatttcCACCAAATCACAAACGATACCAAACGCAGTTGAAAAATTTTCCTCACAGGATGACATTTTGCGTAATACTGTTTCCCTATTTTGCGATTTTGTGTCATTAGCTCCATATACTGTCCGCTAGTTTATTAGCATCATGTAAACAGAATTAGCAACCAATTGGCCGTACACCAATTAATTAGCAGCTAGttctagctcatatgtaaacgggccatataggttccatagacgagctgaggcgaaggcgagtgtagccaaacgaactgtcggTTAGTGTagccctaggataggatgtgccaagtagtcagtaaaaatcgtaccgatttactgtcacaatcgtaccggttgctgattggttgaaaatgacaatcgattacttcgattggtggtggcgcgttttccgtagggcagcatgttgttagtttggccgtgttgcaggtttgtaaagttgatattaagcaatgtctgagtttcagttttttggtaaaaaataaattaatattgaactgcaaacgccatattaattattctcaagggttgtaaaggtttaaaactgttgattttaagcattacGATTCACCTTTCTGTCATTTTCGATCTCGAACAAATATTTACAttagcgaaaacttctctctgttagtctttcgcttctcttacataaataatgaatgaaacggaaagaaaaacatcaagttttgattcatgatatttggaagaatttgtaccaaattactttggctgcactggcgaccacctcgtcagagcaaccgactaaaaaaacaacaaggcagtctcatttgagttggcacatcctatcctaggtgtagccaaacgagcatgacgtcactatTGCAACCCAAGCAACgcagcgtgtgacgtcaaattcgcgtggtacactgtgaaaaagtggagAAACACACATAATCGAAATAATCCAACCGTGCCTGCGCTCGTCTTTAGACggccgctgccttgactttcactgtctgtactctcagcgccaatcaaatgttcctcgtagtgctgcttccacctttctaTCACCACACgatcgtccgtcaagatgcctttgcgggatgcgttgagcttctgatagaacttgcgtgttccttgagaacggcacagctgttccatctcctcgcactccgcttcttccaggcggcgtttcttctcctgaaaaaggcgggtctgctgtctccgcttctgcctataacgttccacgttctgccgggtaccttgctgcagtgcgaccgtccttctccagaatctgtctgcactcttcgtcgaattaATCGTTCCGTcaacttcgtcccacatacccgacgttcttctccgctgcgtcgttaatggctgctttggctgtattccagcagtcctca
The nucleotide sequence above comes from Armigeres subalbatus isolate Guangzhou_Male chromosome 3, GZ_Asu_2, whole genome shotgun sequence. Encoded proteins:
- the LOC134223740 gene encoding uncharacterized protein LOC134223740, with translation MSSCEENFSTAFGIVCDLVEIEILKSAEPAQKKRKRSKRSVWVRPWITRRKMYGFSTTLLSETREEDPKSFRNFLRMSPEKFDELLILVKPYLTKNDTTFREAIPVKLKLEVVLAYLATGCSFGMLEACFRVPKPTISQFLVPVLQTISTVLKKNLQVPSTAEEWRVVMEGFNSKWNFPNCYGALDGKHVRIQCPPCSNSNYYNYKGFFSTILFALVDANYKFIYVDIGKNGRVNDASIFRECSLKKGIENGTIRFPKGGVLVGDDAFPLSHYMMKPYAHHGSLTEGEIIFNYRLSRARRVVENAFGILVSRFRILTRPIDLVPQKVDEIVKTVCCLHNWLRQTSPSTYFPFGCVDHEDLESCSIIPGTWRNEISEMQPMQASSSRNYTKDAAAIRNSYKDHFMGPGAVEWQWKHLNRQ